A genomic stretch from Mycobacterium paraterrae includes:
- the mycP gene encoding type VII secretion-associated serine protease mycosin, whose product MQSRSAIGRCVVIAALVVVSGCITPSAHAVSPPPIDPSRLPPPAPARPPLPTVQRETCATLSMTRGVDSTQLSGLDLQQVWKLTTGSGQRVAVIDTGVSSHPRLPHLTAGGDYVSAGNGTQDCDGHGTAVAGIIGAAADPTHADAFSGVAPGVELISVRQSSTKFGAVADATNSGFGDVDTMARAVRTAADLGATVINISSVACARGEAALDDRPLGAALAYAVDIKNVVVVAAAGNTGSGQCPEGQAGSTVIVSPAWYDDFVLTVGSVNARGEPSSFSMAGPWVDVAAPGEGVISLSSSGTGLANAIAAQDRPAPLSGTSYAAPVVSGLAALIRSRFPTWTARQVMQRIKATAHHPPSRWDPQVGAGRVDALAAVSTDTPTTPAAPPTRKSAPVASPVRAAAPDRRAQRAAIAGATICGAASVGVLTFGALRSRLRRAGRSGNERNVMCD is encoded by the coding sequence ATGCAGTCACGCTCGGCGATAGGCAGGTGTGTGGTCATCGCGGCGTTGGTCGTTGTGTCAGGATGCATCACACCGTCGGCGCATGCGGTGTCGCCGCCGCCCATCGACCCGAGTCGGCTCCCGCCGCCCGCGCCCGCGCGCCCTCCCCTACCGACCGTGCAGCGCGAGACCTGTGCGACGCTGTCGATGACTCGCGGCGTCGACTCAACGCAACTCTCCGGCCTCGATCTGCAGCAGGTGTGGAAGCTCACCACCGGTTCGGGGCAGCGCGTCGCCGTCATCGACACCGGGGTCAGCTCACACCCGCGGCTGCCGCATCTGACCGCGGGCGGCGACTATGTCTCCGCCGGAAACGGGACCCAAGACTGCGACGGGCACGGGACCGCAGTGGCCGGGATCATCGGCGCTGCAGCTGATCCCACGCACGCCGATGCCTTCAGCGGTGTCGCTCCAGGAGTCGAGCTGATCAGTGTCCGGCAGTCCAGCACAAAGTTCGGCGCGGTCGCCGACGCGACGAACTCCGGCTTCGGGGATGTGGACACCATGGCCCGGGCTGTCCGGACCGCGGCCGACCTCGGTGCCACTGTGATCAACATTTCCTCGGTGGCCTGCGCTCGCGGAGAGGCGGCGCTCGACGACCGGCCACTGGGCGCCGCGTTGGCCTATGCCGTCGACATCAAGAACGTCGTGGTGGTGGCGGCGGCCGGAAATACCGGCAGCGGGCAATGCCCGGAAGGTCAGGCGGGATCCACGGTGATCGTGAGCCCAGCCTGGTACGACGACTTCGTACTCACCGTGGGGTCGGTGAACGCACGCGGAGAGCCGTCGTCGTTCTCCATGGCCGGGCCGTGGGTCGATGTCGCCGCCCCTGGCGAAGGGGTGATATCGCTGAGTTCATCGGGCACTGGGCTCGCCAATGCGATTGCCGCACAGGACCGCCCGGCTCCGCTGTCGGGAACGAGCTACGCCGCACCCGTGGTCAGCGGCCTGGCCGCGTTGATCCGCTCGCGATTTCCCACCTGGACCGCTCGCCAGGTAATGCAACGCATCAAAGCTACCGCACATCATCCGCCGAGCCGATGGGATCCACAGGTCGGCGCGGGCAGGGTGGACGCTCTCGCCGCGGTGAGCACCGATACACCGACCACGCCCGCCGCGCCGCCAACCCGGAAGTCGGCACCCGTCGCTTCACCTGTGCGTGCCGCAGCACCGGACCGTAGGGCACAGCGTGCGGCGATCGCCGGGGCAACCATTTGCGGTGCCGCATCGGTCGGAGTGCTGACTTTTGGCGCTCTGCGCAGCCGACTACGGCGTGCCGGTCGATCGGGCAACGAGCGGAACGTCATGTGCGACTAA
- the eccB gene encoding type VII secretion protein EccB — translation MAWHPTTRLQISGHRFLRRRIECALLGIDLRAVNESIRAPAQWLGVGLVLAVVSTVGCVLLAVLRPVPAASNAPILMERRSGALYVRLGETLHPVLNLASARLIARTNADPQPMDAVALRRDKLGATLGIPGAPQFLGEPLSESESRWTVCDSADRTTVVVGAASQPDALTPDQTLLVSTAGGSTYLLFAGRRAVVNLDDAAVVRALRIVDQAPLQVSSTLLNLVPEAPPIAAPRIPDVGKRGPDSLPGFPVGSVLRVARSGGDEYYVVLRDGVQRVGQLAADLVRFSDSHGTRTAIPVAPDVIRATKAVTRLAVSDFPDRSSLQAPARDTTICARWTSAPPGGAAVSVSLGAPPIPVGHAPVILAQADAGGPAVDAVYVPPGRLAYVRATSLSGGDAAAGIRYLIADTGVRFSVRDDDAARDLGLPPTMIPAPWPILATLPAGPDLSRANALVAHDVPLVARSTGTP, via the coding sequence ATGGCATGGCATCCGACGACGCGGCTGCAGATCAGTGGACACCGGTTCCTGCGACGGCGGATCGAGTGTGCCTTGCTGGGCATCGATCTGCGCGCGGTGAACGAGTCGATCCGCGCCCCGGCGCAGTGGTTGGGCGTCGGACTGGTCCTTGCGGTCGTCTCCACCGTCGGGTGCGTGCTGCTGGCTGTGCTGCGTCCGGTGCCGGCCGCGAGCAACGCGCCGATCCTGATGGAGAGGCGTTCGGGAGCGCTATACGTCCGGTTGGGCGAGACACTGCACCCAGTGCTGAACCTGGCCTCCGCCCGGTTGATCGCACGGACCAATGCTGACCCGCAACCGATGGACGCCGTTGCGCTCCGTCGCGACAAGCTGGGCGCGACGCTCGGTATCCCCGGAGCGCCGCAGTTCCTCGGCGAGCCGCTGAGCGAAAGCGAATCGAGGTGGACCGTCTGTGACAGCGCCGACCGGACGACGGTTGTCGTCGGAGCAGCATCGCAACCAGACGCTTTGACGCCTGATCAGACCCTGCTCGTTTCGACGGCGGGTGGGTCGACATATCTACTGTTCGCCGGTCGCCGGGCGGTGGTGAATCTGGATGACGCCGCGGTTGTGCGCGCTTTGCGGATCGTCGACCAGGCGCCGCTACAGGTGTCGTCAACTCTGCTGAACCTGGTCCCGGAGGCGCCGCCGATCGCAGCGCCACGAATTCCTGACGTCGGCAAGCGCGGGCCTGACTCGCTGCCCGGCTTTCCGGTCGGCAGCGTGCTACGGGTAGCCCGCAGCGGTGGCGACGAATATTACGTGGTGTTGCGGGACGGCGTGCAGCGGGTCGGGCAGCTTGCCGCCGATCTGGTGCGATTCTCCGATTCGCACGGAACTCGCACGGCGATCCCGGTAGCACCCGATGTCATCCGCGCCACCAAAGCGGTGACGCGGCTGGCGGTGTCCGACTTTCCCGACCGGTCTTCTCTGCAGGCGCCGGCTCGTGATACGACGATCTGTGCGAGATGGACATCAGCGCCGCCGGGGGGCGCGGCGGTGTCGGTTTCGCTTGGCGCACCGCCAATTCCGGTCGGGCATGCCCCGGTTATCCTGGCGCAGGCCGACGCGGGAGGACCCGCTGTCGATGCCGTGTATGTGCCACCCGGACGGCTGGCTTACGTACGAGCGACCAGTCTGTCGGGTGGCGATGCTGCGGCGGGTATTCGCTACCTGATCGCCGACACCGGTGTGCGTTTCTCCGTTCGTGACGACGACGCCGCCCGGGACCTCGGCCTGCCCCCTACGATGATCCCGGCGCCGTGGCCGATACTGGCCACACTGCCCGCGGGGCCGGATTTAAGCCGAGCCAATGCCTTAGTCGCACATGACGTTCCGCTCGTTGCCCGATCGACCGGCACGCCGTAG
- the eccD gene encoding type VII secretion integral membrane protein EccD has protein sequence MYQGSGAITQRRLTVRANATSVDLVLPDAMPVGSLLPPILDALNDAGGVDPALTAVSYRLSLPDGSLLDGSKTLTELEIRDGCTLLLIGSTMEFAPPPCDDMAEAVSVTVAGAARPWTRRLARAVSSLSAGCLAGVAATVLIRTAFGEDTHRMGCTGVAVSAGLLALLASLSAFRVFDEPDAGLPLGLAAIVFVALAGLFVVPGGPGAPNALVGFAAAATTAAALRVFTGRPETFTALACVATTGAAAAAVGVLIGAPLPAVGAGMAAASLAVIEAAAPLSMLLARLSPVNDDGPDGLHARTLHAHTWLTSVIAAFSASAAIGAVSATRKPDAPTIVFAVVVGLTLVLRARRHHDVNRSLPAIVCGGVTLCAAIVAAAVAYPRYTFEIAAAAMALSTFALYLGFVADPTTGVPTGRRGVERVQYFTLATVAPLAFWVCGLYGAARSLTVP, from the coding sequence GTGTATCAAGGATCGGGTGCAATAACTCAACGACGGCTGACGGTTCGCGCCAATGCCACCAGCGTCGACCTCGTTTTGCCGGACGCGATGCCGGTTGGATCGCTCCTTCCGCCGATTCTCGACGCCCTCAACGATGCGGGCGGTGTCGACCCGGCTCTGACCGCTGTTTCGTATCGGCTGTCCTTGCCGGATGGCAGTCTGCTGGATGGATCGAAGACACTAACCGAACTCGAGATTCGCGATGGCTGTACATTGCTGCTGATTGGCTCCACGATGGAATTCGCGCCTCCACCGTGCGACGACATGGCCGAAGCAGTATCGGTGACGGTCGCCGGGGCGGCGCGGCCATGGACTCGACGCTTGGCCCGCGCTGTCAGCTCGCTATCCGCCGGTTGCCTGGCCGGTGTCGCGGCGACGGTGCTGATCCGAACAGCGTTTGGTGAAGACACGCACCGCATGGGTTGCACCGGCGTCGCCGTCAGCGCTGGCTTGCTGGCACTGCTGGCGTCGCTGAGTGCATTCCGTGTTTTCGATGAACCCGACGCCGGCCTGCCACTGGGATTGGCGGCGATCGTTTTCGTCGCGCTTGCCGGCTTGTTCGTCGTTCCCGGCGGGCCCGGCGCACCGAACGCACTCGTCGGATTCGCTGCCGCGGCAACCACCGCGGCCGCGCTGCGCGTATTCACTGGTCGTCCGGAAACATTCACTGCGCTGGCATGCGTTGCGACGACAGGGGCGGCCGCCGCGGCCGTCGGAGTCCTGATCGGCGCGCCCCTCCCGGCAGTCGGTGCGGGAATGGCCGCCGCCTCGCTGGCGGTCATCGAAGCCGCGGCACCGCTGTCAATGTTGCTCGCTCGACTATCGCCTGTGAACGACGACGGCCCAGATGGCTTGCACGCGAGAACGCTTCACGCGCACACATGGCTGACCAGCGTGATCGCGGCATTTTCCGCATCGGCGGCCATCGGTGCTGTCAGTGCAACCCGGAAGCCGGACGCGCCCACAATCGTCTTCGCGGTCGTCGTGGGTCTCACGCTGGTGCTCCGGGCGCGACGACACCACGACGTCAACAGATCACTGCCCGCCATTGTCTGCGGAGGGGTTACGCTCTGCGCTGCCATCGTCGCAGCCGCCGTCGCATACCCGAGGTACACGTTCGAGATCGCTGCGGCCGCAATGGCGTTGAGCACGTTCGCGCTGTACCTCGGATTCGTGGCCGACCCGACGACCGGGGTCCCGACTGGGCGACGAGGTGTGGAACGAGTGCAGTATTTCACGCTGGCGACGGTTGCCCCGTTGGCATTCTGGGTGTGCGGTCTGTATGGCGCCGCGCGCAGCCTGACCGTGCCGTGA